Below is a window of Banduia mediterranea DNA.
ACGCGCCCCTGGCAGGCCAGCATCAGTTCGCAGGCCTGCACAAAGCTGCCGTCGACACGCGCGAACAGCGCCTCGATGGCGTCGCGTTCGATCTCCAGTACCTTTCGGCCCAGGCGAATCAGCTCGGGATGGTCCATCGTCTCGGGTGCGCGAAAATGGGCGGATGCGGAGTTTAGCCGATGGCCGGCGCCCAAACCCAAACGCTCATCGCCCAAGCGCTCATCGCTCATCGCTTGATGCTGGCGTAGGCGTCCAGCGGCGCTCCCGCATGGCGCAGGGCATCGCCCAGGGGTCGGCAGGCTGTGGTGCAGCCACCAGCGCGCAATCGTCGGCTCGGTGAACAGACGACCCTGCAGCGGATTGCCGAAACATTGCTGCGCGCGCAGAGCCGTCGAAGCGGCGCTAGAATCCGCCGCCTTATGAGCTCATCCCAAGTAGCGGCGCTCGAAATATCGGGGCTGCAGAAACACTATGGTTCGGTGCACGCGCTCAGGGGCGTGGATCTGCGCGTCGAACGCGGCGAGTTTTTCGGACTGCTCGGCCCGAACGGCGCCGGCAAGTCCACGCTGATCAGCGTCGTTGCCGGACTGGTGCGCGCCGACACCGGCAGCGTCGCGGTGCTCGGCCACGATACCGTGCGCGATTGGCGGGCGGCTCGGCGCAATCTCGGCGTGGTGCCGCAGGAACTGGTGTTCGACCCCTTCTTCAAGGTGCTCGACATGCTGCGTATCCAGGCTGGCTACTACGGTTGCGGCAAGGAAGTGTGGCCGTGGATCGATGAGTTGCTGGAACGACTCGATCTGGCCGGCAAGCGCGACCAGTCGTTGCGCTCCCTGTCCGGCGGTATGAAGCGGCGCGTGCTGATCGCGCAGGCGCTGGTGCACAAACCTCCGTTGGTGATCCTCGACGAGCCGACCGCCGGCGTGGATGTCGAGCTGCGGCGCACGCTGTGGAGCTTCGTGCGCGACCTGCATGCCCAGGGCACGACGGTGGTACTGACTACGCACTATCTGGAAGAAGCTCAGGACCTGTGCGAGCGCATCGCGATCGTCGACAAGGGGCTGGTGCGTGTGGTCGAGACCACCAAGCAGTTGCTGGGGCGCCATCCCTATCGCTTTCTGCGTTTGCAACTTGCCGGTGGCGGGGTGTTGCCGGAACCGCTGCGTCCGTTGGTGACCTCGGAAAAGGACGGCGTGCTGGAACTCAAGCTGGAACGGGAGGCGCATCCGATTGGCGGTGTGTTTCAAGCACTCAGCAGCGCCGGACTCGAAATCGGCGATGTGCAGACGCGCGACCCCGATCTCGAAGACGTCTTTCTGGAGCTGACCTACCCGGGGACCCACTCATGAACGACCATATCGGTTTCCGGACACTGCTCAAGAAAGAGGTCCAGCGATTCTGGTCGGTACTCGGCCAGACCGTGACCGCACCGGTGGTGACCGCGCTGCTGTATCTGCTGGTGTTCGCGCAGGCGATGAAAGGTCGCGCGCCGGTTTATCCAGGCGTGGAGTACACCGAATTCCTGGTGCCCGGGCTGGTGATGATGACGGTCATCCAGAACGCCTTTGCCAATAGCGCGTCCAGTCTCACGCAATCCAAGATCATGGGCAGCCTGGTGTTCCTGATGATGGCGCCGCTGGGCGCTTTCGAATGGTTCGCCGCCTATGTGGTGGCGTCGGTGCTGCGCGCCTTCCTGGTGGCCGCCGCGATGTTGATCGTGACGCTTCCGTTCGTGGGTCTGACGTTTCATTCGCCGCTGGTGCTGGTGGCGATGTTCCTGCTGACGGCCGGTACGCTGGCGAGCCTCGGCATCATTGCCGGTATCGTCTCGACCAAGTTCGATCACATCGCCTCGTTCACCAATTTCATCATCACCCCGTTGTCGTTCCTGTCGGGTGTGTTCTATTCGGTGCACGCCCTGCCGCCGCTGGCCTACACCGCCTCGCGCTTCAATCCGTTCTTCTACATGATCGACGGATTCCGCTATGGCTTCTTCGGCGATGCCGACGTGCCGGCCTGGCAGAGCCTGTGCTGGACCGCGGCCGGATTCACGATCGTGGCCAGCGTCGCGCTGTGGATGCTGATCACCGGCTACAAGCTGCGTCGCTGAGCCGCGCGGGTCCAACGGGCGTTAAGCTCCACTCAACCAATCAAGCAGGGTACGAGTCAAATGACCGCAGACGAAATCAAGCATCTGATCGAGACCGGCCTGCCGGACGCCACCGTCAGCGTGATCGGCGATGACGGCGCGCATTTCCAGGCGGAAGTCGTGTGGGCCGGGTTCCAAGGCAAGAACATGATCGCTCAGCATCGCGAGGTTTACGCCACGCTCGGCGCTCGCATGGGCAATGAGATTCACGCCTTGCAGCTGCGTACGCGCGCCAGCTGAGCCGACACGCCCCATGGACAAACTGATCGTCGAAGGCAATGGCCCGCTCCGGGGCGATGTCCGCGCATCCGGTGCCAAGAACGCCTCCTTGCCGATCCTGTGCGCCTGCCTGCTGTCCGACGAGCCCTTGCACGTCAGCAATGTGCCCGAGCTGCACGATGTCACCACCACCAAGCGTCTGCTCGCGCAGATGGGCGTGAAGGTCTCGCTCGGGGAAGCCAACAGCGTCACCGTCGATGCCCGCGGCGTGCACACGCATATCGCGCCGTACGAACTGGTGAAGACCATGCGCGCCTCCATCCTCGTGCTGGGGCCGCTGGTGGCGCGCCACGGCGAGGCGCAGGTGTCCTTGCCCGGTGGCTGCGCGATCGGCGCGCGCCCGGTCAATGTCCACCTTGAGGGGCTCAAGGCGATGGGCGCGGAAATCCTGCTCGAAGACGGTTTCATCAAGGCCCGTGCGTCACGCCTGCGCGGGACCACCGTGGTGATGGAGCAGGTGTCGGTGACCGGCACCGAGAATCTGATGATGGCGGCCTGTCTGGCCGAAGGCACCACGGTGCTCGAAAACGCCGCGCGAGAGCCGGAAGTCGTCGATCTGGCGGTCTGCCTGACGGCCATGGGCGCGCGGATCCGGGGCGCCGGAACCTCGACGGTCGTGGTGGAAGGCGTGGAGCGGCTGCACGAGGCCCGCCATCACGTGCTGCCGGACCGCATCGAAACCGGCACCTTCCTGGTGGCCGCGGCGATGACACGTGGCCGCATCACGGTGCACGACACCGACCCGGACCAGCTCGATGCCGTGCTTCAGAAACTGCGTGGTGCGGGTGCCGTGATCCTGGCCGGCGACAGCACCATCGAACTGGACATGCGTGGCGCGCGGCCGCGCAGCGTGGACGTTCACACCGCGCCGCATCCCGGTTTCCCGACCGACATGCAGGCGCAGTTCATGGCACTCGACGCGCTTGCCGAAGGCGCCGGAATCATCACCGAGACCATTTTCGAGAACCGGTTCATGCACGCGCTGGAACTGCAGCGCCTCGGCGCCGATATTCGTATCGAGGGACACACCGCCGTCGTCAGTGGTCGCGAGCGGCTCAAGGGCGCGCCGGTGATGGCGACCGATCTGCGCGCATCGGCCTCACTGGTGCTGGCCGCCCTGGTCGCCGAAGGCGAGACCCTGATCGACCGCATCTACCACATCGATCGTGGCTACGAGCACATCGAGGACAAGTTGCGCGGACTCGGCGCCAAGATTCGACGTCAGTCCTGAAGGCGGCTTCGGGCTTCAGAAATCGCCTGGCGACCGGCGTGCGATGCAGACTGAACGGCGCCGATTGAGCGATCGGCGGGCCGGGACCGCCGTTTCGTGTTGCGTGATTCGTTGAGATGGCTCAGGTTGACTCAGCGCCCCCGGCCTGGAGAAGTGCATTGCCGCAATTCCCAGAAGTCGCAGCCGTCATCGTCGGCCTGGGTCTGCTCGGTGCTTGCCGCCCAGGGCCGCCCGATGCGTTGCCCGCGTTCACCGATTCGGTGTGATGATTCATCTGGTGGTACCGCCCCGGTAGCCGCCGCGGGGTTTCTCGGCGGCGATTGCCGGGGCTCGGTACAATCGCGCGCCCAAGCCCAAGCCAAACAACCACGGCGGCCATGACCATGCTGACGCTGGCTCTCTCGAAGGGCCGCATACTCGAGGAAACCCTGCCGACACTTCAGGCGATCGGTCTGCAGCCGGCTGGCGATATCGATCGGCTGCTGCGCGTGCCTTCACGCCATCCTGAGGTCCAGCATCTGATCATCCGCCCCACGGATGTGCCGACCTATGTGGAATACGGCGCTGCCGATTTCGGCATCGTCGGCAAGGACATCCTGATGGAGCACGGCAGTGGATCGCTCTACGAGCCGCTGGATCTCGGCATCGCACAATGCAGGCTGATGGTGGCCGGCTTGCCCGGAACCAAACCTCTGCGCCACCGTCGTCTGCGCGTGGCGACCAAATATCCCGAAATCACGCGGCGCTACTTCGCGCAGCAGGGCAAACAGGTCGAGATCATCAAGCTGTATGGCTCGATGGAACTGGCGCCGCTGGTGGAACTGGCGGACGTAATCGTCGATCTCGTCGCCACCGGCAAGACGCTCAAGGCCAACGGCCTGGTCGTGCTGGAGCACATCGCGGACGTGTCCTCGCGTCTGGTCGTCAACAAGGCCGCGATGAAGACCAAGCACGCCGCACTGCGTTACTGGCTCGACCGTTTCCGCGAGGCCACGGAGACTGCCCATGCCTGAGATCAATCGCCTCGACAGCACGAACGCGGATTTCGGGGCGCGTCTCGATGCGCTGCTCGACCGTTTGCCCGAGCGCGACTCCCAGGTGCAGAGCGTGGTCGCCGACATCATCGCGGATGTGCGTGTACGCGGCGATGCCGCAGTGCTCGAATACACGAGACGCTTCGACCGCTTGGATGCCACCAGCCTGGAGGCCCTAGAGATTCCGCGCGAGCGATTGAAGGCGGCCTGGGATGGGCTGCCGACGGCGCTGCGCGAGGCTCTGTCGACAGCGCATCGGCGCATCCGTGACTATGCTGAACGGCAGGGCCTGCAGGGTTTCAGCTTCATCGATGCGCACGGCAACGAACTCGGTCAGCGCGTCACCGCGATGGACCGCGTGGGGCTGTATGCGCCGGGCGGCAAGGCGGCGTATCCGTCGTCCGTGCTGATGAACGCCGTGCCTGCCAAGGTGGCCGGCGTGCGTGAGCTGGTGATGTGCGTGCCGACGCCCGACGGCATCGTCAACGAGACCGTGCTGGCGGCGATCCACTTGAGCGGTGTCGACCGTGTGTTCACGATCGGCGGCGCCCAGGCCGTGGCGGCGATGGCCTGCGGTACCCAGACGATTGCCCAGGTCGACAAGATCGTAGGCCCCGGCAATGCCTATGTCGCCGAGGCCAAGCGTCAGGTGTTCGGTATGGTCGGGATCGACTCGATCGCCGGCCCGTCCGAAATCGTGGTGATCTGCGATGGTCAGACCGACCCGCGCTGGACCGCGATGGACCTGTTCTCCCAGGCCGAGCATGACGAGGAAGCCCAGTCCATTCTGATCTCGCCGGACGCGGCCTATCTCGACGCGGTGCAGGCGGCGATGGACGAGCGGCTCGCAGAACTGCCACGTGCCGGGATCGTGCGTGCCTCACTGCGCGCGCGCGGCGCCCTGATCCTAGTGCGTGATCTGAGCGAAGCCGTAGGGGTTTCGAACCACATTGCGCCGGAGCATCTGGAGCTGTCCGTGGCCGATCCGGATGCCTTGCTCGACGAGGTGCGCCATGCGGGCGCGGTCTTCCTGGGGCGGCACACGCCCGAGGCCTTCGGCGACTATTGCGCCGGGCCCAATCATGTGTTGCCCACCTCGCGTGCGGCGCGTTATGCCAATCCGCTGGGCGTCTATGAATTCCAGAAACGCAGCAGCCTGATTCGTTGCAGCCCCGAGGGCGCGCGGGCGCTGGCGCCAATCGCCAGCCGGCTCGCGGACGCGGAAGGCCTGCAGGCGCATGCCGCCAGTGCCAGGGACCGTCGCTGAGCCAACGTGCCGTCCCCTGCGACTGGCGTTCCTGGCGCTGTTTGCCGACTGCGCCGTGCAATCGATGACTACAGGCGTCGTGATCGCCGGACTGTTCAACGCTGTGGTCGTTGTTCATGGTGGCGCCGAATCCGGCCAAGGTGCTGCAATTGTTCGGCGACTACGTGGGAACGGTGAAGGCACCCGGGCTGCGTTGGGCCAAGCCCCTGTACTCGAAGGTCGGCATTTCCACGCGCGTCCGCAATTTGCGTATCCGCGAACACGTCTATGACGCCTTGCGGCGATGGGCGGACGACGAGATGCGCAGCGTCGGCAGGCAGATCGAATTCCTGCTGCGCGATGCGCTGCTCAAGTCGGGGCGACTGAAATCCGGTTCGCCGGCGCGTGGAGTACGTCGACCTACGCGAAGGCCGGCGCAGTCGCCTGCGGCTCTCTGCGCCGGCCTTGTCCCTGCGTCGTTTCAGGATCAAGCGCCGTCGACCACGAATGTCTGCTCAGCCTTCGGCGAGCTTGTCGAGGTACCGCTCGGCATCCAGGGCCGCGCGGCAGCCGGTGCCGGCCGAGGTCACGGCCTGACGGTAGACATGATCCATCACGTCGCCGGCCGCGAACACGCCTTCGACGCTGGTCGCCGTGGAGTCGGCACCGGAACCGGCCTTGACCTGGATGTAGCCGTTCTCCATGTCGAGCTGGCCTTCGAAGATGCCGGTGTTCGGACGATGTCCGATCGCGACGAACACGCCGGCCAGCGGCACGTCCCGGGTCACGCCGGTCTGCGCGTGCCTGATGCGCATGCCGGTGACGCCGGTATCGTCGCCGAGCACTTCATCGAGCTCGTGATTCCACTCGATCGCAGCCTTGCCTTCCTCGACGCGCTTGGCGAGCTTGTCGTGCAGGATCTTCTCGCCGCGGAACTTGTCGCGACGGTGTACCACCGTGACCTTCTTGGCGATGTTGGACAGGTACAGCGCTTCCTCGACGGCGGTGTTGCCGCCACCGATCACGGCGACTTCCTGGTTCTTGTAGAAGAAGCCGTCGCAGGTCGCGCAGGCCGAGACGCCCTTGCCCTTGTAGGCTTCCTCCGACGGCAGGCCCAGGTACATCGCCGAGGCGCCGGTGGCGATGATCAGCGCATCGCAGGTGTAGCTGCCCTGGTCACCGACCAGCGTGAACGGACGGACCTTCACATTCACTTCATGGATATGGTCGTAGATCATCTGCGTGTTGAAGCGCTCCGCGTGCAGCCGCATGCGCTCCATCAGGTCGGGGCCGAGCAGGCCCTCGACGTCGCCGGGCCAATTGTCCACGTCGGTCGTCGTCATCAACTGCCCGCCCTGCTCCAGGCCAGTGATCAGCGCCGGATTCAGGTTGGCGCGCGCCGCATAGACTGCGGCAGTGTAGCCAGCCGGGCCCGAGCCGAGAATGATGAGGCGATGGTGTTGGCTTGTGCTCATTTTTGATTTCCATCAGACCGTAAGATCCCGCCCTCCGCGAACCGGAGGGCGGGCGTTGAGGCGACCGTGCAGATTTACAGCGACTCGCCGTGCTGCGCGAGGTATTCGGCCACGCCGGCGGTGTCCGCCTTCATCCCGCTCTGGCCCTTCTGCCAGCCAGCCGGACAGACTTCGCCATGCTCCTCGTGGAATTGCAGCGCATCGACCACGCGCAGCATATCGTCGACGTTGCGGCCCAGCGGCAGGTTGTTGACGGTCTGGTGCTGAACGATGCCTTCCTTGTCGATCAGGAACGAGGCGCGGAACGCGACGCCGGCGCCCGGGGCCTCGATGCCGTAGGCCTGAGCGATCTCGTGGGTCACATCGGCCACCATCGGGAATCCGACTTCGCCGATGCCGCCCTTGTTGATCGGCGTCTGGCGCCAGGCGAAATGGGTGAACTGCGAATCGATCGACACGCCGACGAGCTGCACGCCGCGTTCTTCGAAGGCCTTGCGGCGATGCTCGTGCGCGATGATTTCGGACGGGCAGACGAAGGTGAAGTCCAGCGGCCAGAAGAACAGCACGACATATTGGCCACGCAGTTCGGACAGTTTGAAGCTCTCGGTGATCGAGCCGTCGCCGAGTACGGCCGCGGCAGTGAAATCAGGGGCGGTACGCCCAACCAGTACGCTCATGCTTGATGCTCCTTGATGGTTTCAGCGGTCCGGATGCAGTCTGGTCGCATCAGGACGCCGAAGGATAGAAAAACCCGAATAATAGGTCAATGCAAACATTCGAATGAAATCAATAGAATTAATTAATTGACCGTGACGTCATGGTATCGTCGCTGAGGACTTGACGATGGGGTTTGCAATGCGGTTCTTCAAGTACGTCGGTGTCTGCGCGATCTTCGTGATCATGTCGAATGCCCCGATCGAGGCGGCCGCCGCCGGACCGCCCGAGCCGAGGGTGCCCGACGGTTTCAGTATCGAGACCTTTTATGACGATGTACCGGGTGCCCGCGCGCTCGCCCGGGGCGACGACGGAACGATCTACGTCTCCACCCGTGAAGTCGGATCGATCTACGCGCTGAGCGACGAAGATGGTGATGGCACGCCCGACCGACGCCGCGTGCTCGCGCAGGAGCTGAACCAACCCACTGGCATCGCCTGGCACGACGGCGATCTGTACGTGGCGGAAATCGACCACATCTGGCGCTATCCGGACATCGCCAAGCATCTCGATGCGCCGCAGCGCGAATCGGTGCGTGATGACCTTCCGGACGCCACTCACCATGGCTGGCGCTACATCGCGTTCGGACCGGACGGCAAGCTCTACGTGGCGATCGGTGCACCCTGCAACATCTGCGAACCGGGCGACTTCGTCCGGGATGGCCGCAGCCTGCAATTCGGCTCGATCACGCGCATGAATCCGGACGGCTCGGAGTGGGAAGTCTACGCGCGCGGCATCCGCAATTCGGTGGGCTTCACGTGGGACGACGAGGGTGAACTCTGGTTCACCGACAACGGCAGGGACTGGCTCGGGGACAATCTGCCGCCGGGCGAACTCAATCACGCGAGCGGTCCGGGTGAACACTTCGGCTATCCGTACTGTCACGGCGGTACCGTGCCGGACCCGGAATTCGGAAAGGGCAGGGACTGTGACGAATTTGTGGCGCCGGCGCAGGCGCTGGGGCCGCATGTGGCGCCGCTGGGCGTGAAGTTCTACACCGGCAACCAGTTCCCCGCAGCCATGCGCGGGCAGCTGTTCATTGCCGAGCATGGATCCTGGAATCGCTCGAAGCGTATCGGCTACCGCGTGACGCGTGTCAGGCTCGATGACGACAGCCAAGGCGTCGAGTACGCACCGTTCATCACCGGCTGGCTGGATGGCGAGCGAGTACGCGGCCGACCGGTTGATCTGCTGGTGCAGCCGGACGGTTCGATGCTGGTTTCGGACGATGCGCAGGGGCGGATCTACCGGGTCCGGTATACCGGCGAGTAATGCCAGCTCGACGCCGGTTCGGGTTCCGTGCGAGCGTGACCTTGCGTCGAACATCCCATTCAGGCAAGTCGTTCATAATGACGACTTCAGACCTTTTGTCCTTACAGTCCCGCCGCTGCGGGCTTACATGTGCCGTCAATGACCAAAGAAAAATCCCTGATCCGTCGCGTCTTCGGATTCATCTGGGGCGCCGTCGTTCTGGTGTATCGGGCGATCGTGGTGATCAGCCTGCTGCTGTCCGTTTTTATCCTCTACATGATGTTCGCCGGTGGGCAGCCGCCAGCCATCGAAGACAACATCGCGCTGGTCGTGGCCCCGGCCGGCACCCTGGTCGACGCCAGCGATCAGGATCCGGCGCAGCGCTTCTTCGAGGAACTCAGCGGGGAAGGCCCGTCGCAGACCCAGGTCGGCGATCTGGTCGAGGCGATCGATCGCGCGGCCGAGGATGATCGCATCAGCATGATCGCGCTGAAGCTGGATGAAATGACGGCCGCGGGCATGGCGCAGGTCGAGGAGGTCGGCATGGCGCTGGACCGTTTCAAGGCCAGCGGCAAGCCGGTCACGGTCTACGGCCAGTTCTTCGGTCAATCGCAGTATCTGCTGGCTTCCCACGCCAGCGATATTTCTCTGGACCCGATGGGTTCGGTGCTGATCGAAGGGTTCTCCAGCTACGGCTATTTCTTCAAGGACGGACTCGACAAGCTCGGGCTCAATGTCCATGTGTTCCGGGTGGGCGAGTACAAGTCGGCGGTCGAGCCGTTCCTGCGCAACGACATGTCGGAGGCGGCCAAGACGGCGAATCGCGACTGGCTGGGTGATCTCTGGAGCGTCTATGGTGATGAGATCGCCGCGCAGCGTGGTCCCGACGCCCAGCCGGTGACGAACTACGTACAGAGCCTGGCCGACGAGATGGAACGCAGCGGGGGCGATTCGGCCAGCGTTGCGCTGGATGCCGGCTTGGTCACGCGCCTGGAAACACTCGGCGAATACCG
It encodes the following:
- a CDS encoding ABC transporter ATP-binding protein, translated to MSSSQVAALEISGLQKHYGSVHALRGVDLRVERGEFFGLLGPNGAGKSTLISVVAGLVRADTGSVAVLGHDTVRDWRAARRNLGVVPQELVFDPFFKVLDMLRIQAGYYGCGKEVWPWIDELLERLDLAGKRDQSLRSLSGGMKRRVLIAQALVHKPPLVILDEPTAGVDVELRRTLWSFVRDLHAQGTTVVLTTHYLEEAQDLCERIAIVDKGLVRVVETTKQLLGRHPYRFLRLQLAGGGVLPEPLRPLVTSEKDGVLELKLEREAHPIGGVFQALSSAGLEIGDVQTRDPDLEDVFLELTYPGTHS
- a CDS encoding peroxiredoxin; this encodes MSVLVGRTAPDFTAAAVLGDGSITESFKLSELRGQYVVLFFWPLDFTFVCPSEIIAHEHRRKAFEERGVQLVGVSIDSQFTHFAWRQTPINKGGIGEVGFPMVADVTHEIAQAYGIEAPGAGVAFRASFLIDKEGIVQHQTVNNLPLGRNVDDMLRVVDALQFHEEHGEVCPAGWQKGQSGMKADTAGVAEYLAQHGESL
- the hisG gene encoding ATP phosphoribosyltransferase, translating into MTMLTLALSKGRILEETLPTLQAIGLQPAGDIDRLLRVPSRHPEVQHLIIRPTDVPTYVEYGAADFGIVGKDILMEHGSGSLYEPLDLGIAQCRLMVAGLPGTKPLRHRRLRVATKYPEITRRYFAQQGKQVEIIKLYGSMELAPLVELADVIVDLVATGKTLKANGLVVLEHIADVSSRLVVNKAAMKTKHAALRYWLDRFREATETAHA
- the hisD gene encoding histidinol dehydrogenase, translating into MPEINRLDSTNADFGARLDALLDRLPERDSQVQSVVADIIADVRVRGDAAVLEYTRRFDRLDATSLEALEIPRERLKAAWDGLPTALREALSTAHRRIRDYAERQGLQGFSFIDAHGNELGQRVTAMDRVGLYAPGGKAAYPSSVLMNAVPAKVAGVRELVMCVPTPDGIVNETVLAAIHLSGVDRVFTIGGAQAVAAMACGTQTIAQVDKIVGPGNAYVAEAKRQVFGMVGIDSIAGPSEIVVICDGQTDPRWTAMDLFSQAEHDEEAQSILISPDAAYLDAVQAAMDERLAELPRAGIVRASLRARGALILVRDLSEAVGVSNHIAPEHLELSVADPDALLDEVRHAGAVFLGRHTPEAFGDYCAGPNHVLPTSRAARYANPLGVYEFQKRSSLIRCSPEGARALAPIASRLADAEGLQAHAASARDRR
- a CDS encoding PQQ-dependent sugar dehydrogenase, coding for MGFAMRFFKYVGVCAIFVIMSNAPIEAAAAGPPEPRVPDGFSIETFYDDVPGARALARGDDGTIYVSTREVGSIYALSDEDGDGTPDRRRVLAQELNQPTGIAWHDGDLYVAEIDHIWRYPDIAKHLDAPQRESVRDDLPDATHHGWRYIAFGPDGKLYVAIGAPCNICEPGDFVRDGRSLQFGSITRMNPDGSEWEVYARGIRNSVGFTWDDEGELWFTDNGRDWLGDNLPPGELNHASGPGEHFGYPYCHGGTVPDPEFGKGRDCDEFVAPAQALGPHVAPLGVKFYTGNQFPAAMRGQLFIAEHGSWNRSKRIGYRVTRVRLDDDSQGVEYAPFITGWLDGERVRGRPVDLLVQPDGSMLVSDDAQGRIYRVRYTGE
- a CDS encoding BolA family protein, encoding MTADEIKHLIETGLPDATVSVIGDDGAHFQAEVVWAGFQGKNMIAQHREVYATLGARMGNEIHALQLRTRAS
- the murA gene encoding UDP-N-acetylglucosamine 1-carboxyvinyltransferase gives rise to the protein MDKLIVEGNGPLRGDVRASGAKNASLPILCACLLSDEPLHVSNVPELHDVTTTKRLLAQMGVKVSLGEANSVTVDARGVHTHIAPYELVKTMRASILVLGPLVARHGEAQVSLPGGCAIGARPVNVHLEGLKAMGAEILLEDGFIKARASRLRGTTVVMEQVSVTGTENLMMAACLAEGTTVLENAAREPEVVDLAVCLTAMGARIRGAGTSTVVVEGVERLHEARHHVLPDRIETGTFLVAAAMTRGRITVHDTDPDQLDAVLQKLRGAGAVILAGDSTIELDMRGARPRSVDVHTAPHPGFPTDMQAQFMALDALAEGAGIITETIFENRFMHALELQRLGADIRIEGHTAVVSGRERLKGAPVMATDLRASASLVLAALVAEGETLIDRIYHIDRGYEHIEDKLRGLGAKIRRQS
- the trxB gene encoding thioredoxin-disulfide reductase: MSTSQHHRLIILGSGPAGYTAAVYAARANLNPALITGLEQGGQLMTTTDVDNWPGDVEGLLGPDLMERMRLHAERFNTQMIYDHIHEVNVKVRPFTLVGDQGSYTCDALIIATGASAMYLGLPSEEAYKGKGVSACATCDGFFYKNQEVAVIGGGNTAVEEALYLSNIAKKVTVVHRRDKFRGEKILHDKLAKRVEEGKAAIEWNHELDEVLGDDTGVTGMRIRHAQTGVTRDVPLAGVFVAIGHRPNTGIFEGQLDMENGYIQVKAGSGADSTATSVEGVFAAGDVMDHVYRQAVTSAGTGCRAALDAERYLDKLAEG
- a CDS encoding ABC transporter permease, which gives rise to MNDHIGFRTLLKKEVQRFWSVLGQTVTAPVVTALLYLLVFAQAMKGRAPVYPGVEYTEFLVPGLVMMTVIQNAFANSASSLTQSKIMGSLVFLMMAPLGAFEWFAAYVVASVLRAFLVAAAMLIVTLPFVGLTFHSPLVLVAMFLLTAGTLASLGIIAGIVSTKFDHIASFTNFIITPLSFLSGVFYSVHALPPLAYTASRFNPFFYMIDGFRYGFFGDADVPAWQSLCWTAAGFTIVASVALWMLITGYKLRR